From the Leptotrichia sp. oral taxon 221 genome, one window contains:
- the mnmG gene encoding tRNA uridine-5-carboxymethylaminomethyl(34) synthesis enzyme MnmG — protein sequence MRNYDVIVVGAGHAGVEAALASARLGLKTAVFTITLDNIGVMSCNPSVGGPAKSHLAKEVDALGGEMGRNMDKSFVQMRILNTKKGPAVRSLRAQADRKIYAREMKKTVEAQENLDTVQDIVTELVVENGEIRGIKTKTGMEFSAKAVVIASGTFLRGLLYIGDKRVKGGRMGELSADDLTGSLEKLGFKMGRFKTGTPPRLDIRTLDLEKLEEQPGITGIPLKFSMRTSDEEVTEKPQLSCYLTRTNAKTHEIILGNLDKAPMYNGSIASTGPRYCPSIEDKVVKFNDKDSHHLFLEPEGFETTEVYISGLSTSYPAEYQQKIVNTIEGLENAHIMRYGYAVEYDIVDPSELDYTLETRKVKGLFLAGQVNGTSGYEEAAAQGIIAGINAALKVKGEEPLILDRETSYIGTMIDDLINKELFEPYRMFTARSEYRLILREDNADIRLSEKGYKIGLLDKKYYDKVLEKKKNVEETIVKLEDTKLGTSNKRLVEVLEKYGESLKSGTTLKEILRRPKVTYEDIKYIAEVIENGPQLTFDAETEYQIEVQVKYEGYIAKAMQVMEKHKKLDDKQIPKDFDYEAMKGITREAKQRLKEGRPYNVGQASRMSGVTPADISVLLMYLDGVLK from the coding sequence ATGAGAAATTATGATGTTATTGTCGTGGGAGCAGGGCATGCGGGAGTAGAGGCGGCTTTGGCTTCAGCGAGATTAGGATTGAAAACAGCCGTTTTTACAATAACACTTGATAATATTGGTGTGATGTCTTGTAATCCATCAGTTGGAGGGCCAGCGAAAAGTCATTTGGCGAAGGAAGTTGATGCTCTTGGTGGAGAAATGGGAAGAAATATGGACAAAAGTTTTGTTCAAATGAGAATTTTGAATACGAAGAAGGGTCCAGCAGTAAGGTCTTTACGGGCACAAGCTGATAGAAAAATTTATGCGAGGGAAATGAAGAAAACTGTTGAAGCACAAGAAAACTTGGATACGGTTCAAGACATTGTAACAGAATTAGTTGTTGAAAATGGAGAAATTCGAGGGATTAAAACGAAAACTGGAATGGAATTTTCAGCAAAGGCTGTTGTAATTGCTTCGGGGACATTTTTGCGAGGATTGTTGTATATTGGAGATAAAAGAGTAAAAGGTGGAAGAATGGGAGAATTGTCAGCTGATGATTTGACAGGTTCGTTGGAAAAATTAGGATTTAAAATGGGAAGATTCAAAACAGGGACACCGCCTAGATTAGATATTCGTACATTGGACTTGGAAAAATTAGAGGAACAACCTGGAATTACTGGGATTCCATTGAAATTTTCAATGAGAACGTCTGATGAGGAAGTTACTGAGAAGCCACAATTATCTTGCTATTTGACTAGAACGAATGCTAAGACGCATGAAATAATATTGGGAAATTTAGATAAGGCACCGATGTATAATGGAAGTATTGCAAGTACTGGTCCGAGATATTGTCCTTCGATTGAAGATAAAGTTGTAAAATTTAATGATAAGGATAGTCACCATTTGTTTTTAGAGCCAGAAGGGTTTGAGACTACGGAAGTGTATATTAGTGGACTTTCTACGAGTTATCCTGCAGAATATCAGCAAAAAATTGTAAATACGATTGAAGGTTTGGAAAATGCACATATTATGAGATATGGATATGCGGTTGAATATGATATTGTTGATCCAAGTGAGCTTGATTATACGCTTGAGACACGAAAAGTTAAAGGACTCTTTTTGGCAGGGCAAGTTAATGGAACAAGTGGTTATGAAGAAGCTGCTGCACAGGGTATTATTGCTGGGATAAATGCGGCTTTGAAGGTAAAAGGTGAGGAACCGTTGATTTTAGATAGAGAAACTTCGTATATTGGGACAATGATTGATGATTTAATTAATAAAGAATTATTTGAACCGTATAGAATGTTTACAGCAAGATCTGAGTATCGTTTGATTTTACGTGAAGATAATGCGGATATTCGTTTGTCAGAAAAAGGTTATAAAATTGGATTGTTGGATAAAAAATATTATGATAAAGTTTTGGAGAAAAAGAAAAATGTTGAAGAAACAATTGTAAAACTGGAAGATACGAAATTGGGAACTAGTAATAAAAGATTAGTTGAAGTTTTGGAAAAATATGGTGAATCGTTGAAAAGTGGGACTACTTTGAAGGAAATTTTGAGAAGACCGAAAGTAACTTACGAAGATATTAAATATATTGCAGAAGTTATTGAAAATGGGCCTCAATTGACATTTGATGCGGAAACTGAATATCAAATTGAAGTGCAAGTTAAATATGAAGGTTACATTGCGAAGGCGATGCAAGTGATGGAAAAGCATAAGAAACTTGATGATAAACAAATTCCAAAAGATTTTGATTATGAGGCGATGAAAGGGATTACGCGTGAGGCTAAACAAAGATTGAAGGAAGGTAGACCTTACAATGTTGGTCAGGCGTCGAGAATGTCTGGAGTAACACCAGCCGATATTTCGGTTTTATTGATGTATTTGGATGGAGTTTTGAAGTAG
- a CDS encoding peptide ABC transporter substrate-binding protein: MKKMSVLLALVLMFVLSCGGHGNKGKELVLNLGTAPTSIDPQITTDIAGGTVDDLLMEGLLRKDKDGKSVPGIAEKWESTPDGLKWTFHLRDAKWSNGDPITANDFKAGWLRALDPKTGAENAYLLFMIKNAEEFNSGKATADQVGIKVVDPKTLVVELKTPTPYFDDLVTFKAYMPLNEKFFKEKGDKYFAETPDNTISSGPYVLKKWTQDSDLKFEKNPNYWDAKNVKTDAITLKLTEDTTAAFNAFKNKELDVTKVTYQQAKAYKGKPELVNAADGGIWYLLLNNKVKPLNNAKVRQALQYAINRQELISKVLEGSEKNTNTFTPSGVGIKGLKGDFAEEVPTKIPEFNVAKAKQLLAEGLKEEGMTKMPELEVIFADTGSTKMIAQYIQENLSKNLGIKLNLQVVTGKERISRSKQRNYQIAIANWTGDFKDPITYLDIFESTNKGANRGDFSNAEYDALSKKAKSTADPAVRVPAMIKMEKIISEQTPVVVLFQRQKNYLVNPKVKGLGFVAIGGEFNFKDLEVNK, from the coding sequence ATGAAAAAAATGTCGGTATTATTAGCATTAGTGCTAATGTTTGTTTTATCATGTGGCGGACATGGAAATAAAGGTAAAGAACTAGTATTGAATCTAGGAACAGCACCAACTTCAATTGATCCGCAAATTACTACTGATATCGCAGGTGGGACAGTAGATGATTTGTTAATGGAAGGATTATTGAGAAAAGATAAAGATGGGAAATCAGTGCCAGGAATTGCAGAAAAATGGGAATCAACTCCAGATGGATTAAAATGGACATTCCATTTAAGAGATGCAAAATGGTCAAATGGAGATCCAATTACAGCAAATGATTTTAAAGCAGGTTGGTTAAGAGCGTTAGATCCTAAAACAGGAGCTGAAAATGCTTATTTGTTATTTATGATTAAAAATGCAGAAGAATTTAATAGTGGAAAAGCAACAGCTGATCAAGTGGGAATTAAAGTTGTAGATCCTAAAACTTTAGTAGTAGAATTGAAAACACCAACACCATATTTTGATGATTTGGTAACATTTAAAGCATATATGCCTTTGAATGAAAAATTCTTTAAAGAAAAAGGAGATAAATATTTTGCAGAAACTCCAGATAACACAATTTCATCAGGTCCATATGTTTTGAAAAAATGGACTCAAGATTCAGATTTGAAATTTGAAAAAAATCCTAATTATTGGGATGCTAAAAATGTAAAAACTGATGCTATCACATTGAAATTGACTGAAGATACAACAGCAGCGTTTAATGCGTTTAAAAATAAAGAATTAGATGTAACAAAAGTAACTTACCAACAAGCTAAAGCGTACAAAGGGAAACCTGAATTAGTAAATGCTGCAGATGGTGGAATTTGGTACTTATTGTTAAATAATAAAGTAAAACCTTTGAATAATGCGAAAGTAAGACAAGCGTTGCAATATGCTATAAATAGACAAGAATTGATTTCTAAAGTATTAGAAGGTTCAGAAAAAAATACAAATACATTTACTCCAAGTGGAGTTGGAATTAAAGGGCTAAAAGGAGACTTTGCTGAAGAAGTTCCTACAAAAATACCAGAATTTAATGTAGCAAAAGCTAAACAATTATTGGCTGAAGGATTGAAAGAAGAAGGAATGACTAAAATGCCAGAATTGGAAGTAATTTTTGCTGATACAGGAAGTACTAAAATGATTGCTCAATACATTCAAGAAAATTTGAGTAAAAATTTAGGAATTAAATTGAATTTACAAGTTGTAACAGGAAAAGAAAGAATTAGTAGATCTAAACAAAGAAATTACCAAATTGCAATCGCTAACTGGACAGGAGATTTCAAAGATCCAATTACATATTTAGATATTTTTGAATCAACTAATAAAGGTGCAAACCGTGGAGATTTCTCAAATGCTGAATATGATGCATTGTCTAAAAAAGCTAAATCTACAGCTGATCCAGCAGTTAGAGTTCCAGCTATGATTAAAATGGAAAAAATAATTTCTGAACAAACACCAGTAGTTGTATTATTCCAAAGACAAAAAAATTATTTGGTAAATCCTAAAGTAAAAGGACTTGGATTTGTAGCAATTGGTGGAGAATTTAACTTTAAAGATTTAGAAGTTAATAAATAA
- a CDS encoding peptide ABC transporter substrate-binding protein, producing the protein MKKVLLILAMAMMFFACGAKGSKGSTFSLNLAAEPKSIDPQLSTDIAGGTVNELLSEGLLKRTPDGKPDPGIAEKWEVSPDGLKWTFHLRDAKWSNGDPITANDFKAAWIRGLDPKVASEYAYMLYPIKNGELFNKGKVTADKVGIKVVDPKTLEVTLEAPTPYFADLVTFKTYSPINEKFLKEAGEKFDTEANQTISSGPYVMKKWVHDSEMKFEKNPNYWNKDNVKVDNIIYKIIPDNSAALNAFKNKEVQVTQITAEQAREYEGKPELVKSKDGSVWYILPNLKNKFLSNSKIRKAILLAVDRDELVKSVLNGTGESARTFVPSGIGIKGISKDFPEEVPTSIEKYNPQKAKQLFAEGLKELGMTSAPTLEVLINDSGNNKSVAEFVQESVRKNLGLNLNVKAVTFQERVSRMASKDFDLVLAGWSGDFKDPITYLDLFVTGGGQNRGSYSNPQYDALVKKIKSTADPNVRVPAMIELEKIIADDTPVAVLYQRKKPYLRDTKVQGLKFTAIGGEFYFKNLSMK; encoded by the coding sequence ATGAAAAAAGTATTGTTAATTTTAGCGATGGCGATGATGTTCTTTGCATGTGGTGCAAAAGGTTCTAAAGGAAGTACCTTTTCATTAAATTTAGCAGCAGAACCAAAATCAATCGACCCTCAATTGTCGACAGATATAGCAGGAGGAACAGTAAACGAATTACTTTCGGAAGGATTATTAAAAAGAACTCCAGATGGTAAACCAGATCCAGGAATTGCAGAAAAATGGGAAGTTTCACCAGATGGTTTGAAATGGACATTCCATTTAAGAGATGCAAAATGGTCAAATGGAGATCCAATTACAGCAAATGATTTTAAAGCAGCGTGGATAAGAGGATTGGATCCAAAAGTAGCATCAGAATATGCATACATGTTATATCCAATAAAAAATGGAGAATTGTTTAATAAAGGAAAGGTAACAGCTGACAAAGTAGGAATTAAAGTTGTAGATCCAAAAACATTAGAAGTAACATTGGAAGCACCAACACCATATTTTGCAGATTTAGTAACATTTAAAACTTATTCTCCAATTAATGAAAAATTCTTAAAAGAAGCAGGAGAAAAATTTGATACAGAAGCTAATCAAACAATATCATCAGGACCATATGTAATGAAAAAATGGGTTCATGATTCAGAAATGAAATTTGAAAAAAATCCAAATTATTGGAATAAAGATAATGTAAAAGTTGATAACATTATATATAAAATAATACCTGATAATTCAGCTGCATTAAATGCATTTAAAAATAAAGAAGTTCAAGTAACTCAAATTACTGCAGAACAAGCGAGAGAATATGAAGGTAAACCAGAATTGGTAAAATCAAAAGATGGTTCAGTTTGGTATATTTTACCAAATTTAAAAAATAAATTCTTAAGTAATTCAAAAATCAGAAAAGCAATTTTGTTAGCAGTTGATAGAGATGAATTAGTAAAATCAGTATTAAATGGAACTGGAGAAAGTGCGAGAACATTTGTTCCATCAGGAATTGGAATAAAAGGTATTTCAAAAGATTTCCCAGAAGAAGTTCCAACTTCAATTGAAAAATACAATCCACAAAAAGCTAAACAATTATTCGCTGAAGGATTGAAAGAATTAGGAATGACAAGTGCACCAACATTAGAAGTACTTATAAATGATTCAGGAAATAACAAATCAGTTGCTGAATTTGTTCAAGAATCTGTAAGAAAAAATTTAGGTTTAAATCTTAATGTAAAAGCAGTTACATTCCAAGAAAGAGTTTCGAGAATGGCTTCAAAAGATTTTGATTTAGTATTAGCAGGATGGTCAGGAGACTTTAAAGATCCAATTACATATTTAGACTTGTTTGTAACAGGTGGAGGACAAAATAGAGGTTCTTACTCAAATCCTCAATATGATGCATTAGTTAAGAAAATAAAATCAACAGCTGATCCTAATGTAAGAGTACCAGCAATGATTGAATTAGAAAAAATAATAGCTGATGATACTCCAGTAGCAGTATTATATCAAAGAAAAAAACCTTACTTGAGAGATACAAAAGTTCAAGGGTTGAAATTTACTGCAATCGGTGGAGAATTTTACTTTAAAAATTTATCAATGAAATAA
- a CDS encoding peptide ABC transporter substrate-binding protein, giving the protein MKKILLVISLILVFALSCGKSSNSHALLLNLKEEGKSYDPQLANDSTAEIVDSLIGETLIREGEDGQGVPGVAEKWEASKDGLVWTFHLRKNAKWSNGDPITANDFRAGWLRALNPNTAAEYASKLFPIKNAEAYNKGQVKEDAVGIQAVDNYTLKVTLGAPLPYFDSAVRLYTYLPVNTKFLKEVGDKYMTSPKDSISSGAYVIKSWTKDSEIVFEKNPNYWNKDNIPLETVKIKFVADEAALNAFKNNEIDITNITTEQAKEYANDKRLRVAKDGSVWYMTYNMKNKVLANKKIRQALSLAVDREKLITGVLDNKGEAAYTYTTKGVGIYGVSKDFSEEAGKVFPAYNPQKAKQLLAEGLKELGLKKLPTLEMIFNTTGSNKAIAEFIQESMEKNLGIDFKVTGITFKERLARMESKNYEIALAGFNGDYPDAVTYLERFDSKDGNNYSQYVNPKYDATLKIAKNSMDKATRVKAMIELEKMIADDMPVGLLYYRANNKLINPRVKGIVFHPIGIDYYLGKTTIGK; this is encoded by the coding sequence ATGAAGAAAATTTTATTAGTAATAAGTTTAATTTTAGTATTCGCCTTATCGTGCGGAAAATCTTCTAATAGTCATGCATTATTATTAAACTTAAAAGAAGAAGGAAAATCTTATGATCCACAATTAGCAAATGATTCAACAGCAGAAATTGTTGATTCGTTAATAGGGGAGACATTGATTAGAGAAGGTGAAGATGGACAAGGAGTTCCAGGAGTTGCCGAAAAATGGGAAGCTTCAAAAGATGGACTAGTTTGGACATTCCACTTAAGAAAAAATGCAAAATGGTCAAATGGAGATCCAATTACAGCAAATGACTTTAGAGCTGGATGGTTAAGAGCGTTGAATCCTAATACAGCAGCAGAATATGCTTCAAAATTATTCCCAATAAAAAATGCAGAAGCGTATAATAAAGGCCAAGTAAAAGAAGATGCAGTTGGAATTCAAGCTGTAGATAATTATACATTGAAAGTAACATTGGGAGCACCATTACCATATTTTGATTCAGCGGTTAGATTGTATACATATCTACCAGTTAATACTAAATTCTTAAAAGAAGTTGGAGATAAATATATGACAAGTCCTAAAGATTCAATTTCTTCTGGAGCATATGTAATTAAGTCTTGGACAAAAGATTCTGAAATAGTATTTGAAAAAAATCCTAATTACTGGAACAAAGATAATATACCTTTAGAAACAGTTAAAATTAAATTTGTAGCAGATGAAGCTGCATTAAATGCGTTTAAAAATAATGAAATTGATATAACTAATATCACAACTGAACAAGCTAAAGAGTATGCTAATGATAAAAGACTTAGAGTGGCAAAAGATGGATCTGTTTGGTATATGACTTACAATATGAAAAATAAAGTTTTAGCAAACAAAAAAATTAGACAAGCGTTATCATTGGCTGTAGATAGGGAAAAATTGATAACAGGAGTTTTAGATAATAAAGGAGAAGCAGCTTATACTTATACAACAAAAGGTGTTGGAATTTATGGAGTAAGTAAAGATTTCTCTGAAGAAGCAGGAAAAGTATTCCCAGCATATAATCCGCAAAAAGCAAAACAATTGTTAGCTGAAGGATTGAAAGAATTAGGATTAAAAAAATTACCAACATTGGAAATGATCTTTAACACAACAGGAAGTAATAAAGCGATTGCTGAATTTATTCAAGAAAGTATGGAAAAGAATTTGGGAATTGACTTTAAAGTAACTGGTATTACATTTAAAGAAAGATTAGCAAGAATGGAATCAAAAAATTATGAAATTGCATTGGCAGGATTTAATGGAGATTATCCAGATGCAGTGACTTATTTGGAAAGATTCGATTCAAAAGATGGAAATAACTATTCTCAATATGTAAATCCTAAATATGATGCAACATTGAAAATTGCTAAAAACTCTATGGATAAAGCAACAAGAGTTAAAGCGATGATTGAATTAGAAAAAATGATTGCTGACGATATGCCAGTAGGATTACTTTACTACAGAGCAAATAATAAATTAATCAATCCTAGAGTAAAAGGAATTGTATTCCACCCAATTGGAATTGATTATTATTTAGGAAAAACTACTATTGGAAAATAG
- a CDS encoding peptide ABC transporter substrate-binding protein — MKKILVILTLLMFVLSCGKAGGNGKTATFNMEAEPSSLDPQLLTDMGGFMITGLTYEGLVRLNEKNEVVPAGAESWEKSKDGTVWTFKLRKGMKWSNGDALTAKDYVNGMKRGLEPATASEYAFLMFYIKGAEDYNGGKIKDFNQVGIKAKDDYTIEFTLSKPAPFFDKTLVMPVYYPINAKALDQFKDKYATEANKSIYSGPYTIEKWTHDNEVILKKNPNYWNAANTKFDTLKALMVSDFNAATNYFENKELDLTKISLEKKASYVGKPELKEVPDGRVYYLAFNTKAPGLKNKKIRQALSLAIDRKNLVSNVLNGSGIVASGVVSEGTKGENDDFRKEVGDLYAQYKNVNVKALFDEGLKEEGLTPDKLNLTLTVDEKGSGKKEGEFYQSQWKEKLGLDVNVETITYKERLSRAKAGDFQIVRYAWGPDYADPMTYLEIFQTSAGQINVAKFSDPEYDKLVEFAKKEQDNKARMDAMKKAEKILMDDFRYTGLYYEVATYLQNPHLKGVVIRAVGNPIDFYAAYKD, encoded by the coding sequence ATGAAAAAAATTTTAGTAATTTTAACATTGTTGATGTTTGTTTTGTCGTGTGGAAAAGCTGGAGGAAATGGAAAAACAGCTACATTTAACATGGAAGCAGAGCCATCATCTTTAGATCCACAACTTTTGACTGATATGGGTGGATTTATGATTACAGGACTTACTTACGAAGGACTTGTTAGATTGAATGAAAAAAATGAAGTTGTACCAGCAGGAGCAGAAAGTTGGGAAAAATCAAAAGATGGAACAGTTTGGACATTTAAATTAAGAAAAGGAATGAAATGGTCAAATGGTGATGCTTTGACAGCTAAAGATTATGTAAATGGGATGAAGAGAGGATTGGAACCTGCAACAGCGTCTGAATACGCATTTTTGATGTTTTACATTAAAGGAGCAGAAGATTATAACGGTGGGAAAATTAAAGATTTCAATCAAGTTGGAATAAAAGCTAAAGATGATTATACTATAGAATTTACTTTATCAAAACCAGCACCATTCTTTGATAAAACATTGGTTATGCCAGTTTATTATCCAATAAATGCGAAAGCATTGGATCAATTTAAAGATAAATATGCGACAGAAGCTAATAAATCTATTTACAGTGGGCCTTATACAATCGAAAAATGGACTCACGATAATGAAGTTATTTTGAAGAAAAATCCTAATTACTGGAATGCAGCGAACACTAAATTCGATACTTTGAAAGCATTGATGGTTTCAGACTTTAATGCTGCAACAAATTATTTTGAAAATAAAGAATTGGATTTAACAAAAATTTCTCTTGAGAAAAAAGCTTCTTATGTAGGAAAACCTGAATTAAAAGAAGTGCCAGATGGAAGAGTTTATTATTTAGCATTTAATACAAAAGCGCCAGGATTGAAGAATAAAAAAATTAGACAAGCGTTATCATTGGCTATAGATAGAAAAAATTTGGTTAGTAATGTGTTAAATGGTTCAGGAATTGTAGCTTCAGGGGTTGTTTCTGAAGGAACAAAAGGAGAAAATGACGATTTCAGAAAAGAAGTTGGAGATCTTTATGCACAATATAAAAATGTGAATGTTAAGGCTTTATTTGATGAAGGATTGAAAGAAGAAGGATTGACTCCAGATAAATTGAACTTGACTTTGACAGTTGATGAAAAAGGAAGTGGAAAAAAAGAAGGAGAATTTTATCAATCTCAATGGAAAGAAAAATTAGGATTAGATGTAAACGTGGAAACTATTACGTATAAAGAAAGATTATCTAGAGCGAAAGCAGGAGATTTCCAAATAGTAAGATATGCTTGGGGACCTGATTATGCTGATCCGATGACTTATTTAGAAATTTTCCAAACATCAGCTGGACAAATTAATGTTGCGAAATTTTCAGATCCTGAATATGATAAATTAGTTGAGTTTGCTAAAAAGGAACAAGATAATAAAGCTAGAATGGATGCTATGAAAAAAGCTGAAAAAATCTTAATGGATGATTTCCGTTATACAGGACTTTACTATGAAGTGGCTACATACTTACAAAATCCACATTTAAAAGGTGTTGTTATAAGAGCAGTAGGAAATCCTATTGACTTCTATGCAGCATATAAAGATTAA